In one window of Streptomyces sp. NBC_01224 DNA:
- a CDS encoding alpha/beta hydrolase has translation MRRTAVLGSAGALIAGTLIAGAVTAPAATAEGRHQHGSEARGVQVAATRAARSGIDWKDCPADWAIAKPIQCGWVTVPLDYARPDGKQIKIAVDRHVSTGTKDERQGALLYNPGGPGGSGMRFPTRITNKNPLWANTAKAYDFVGFDPRGVGHSAPISCIDPQEYVKAPKADPVPDSEADKRAQRKLAAEYADGCAERSGDMLPHMTTPNTARDLDVIRAALGEEKLNFLGVSYGTYLGAVYGTLFPTHVRRMVVDSVVNPAKDNIWYQANLNQDIAFQGRWDDWKAWVAKNDSVFHIGNTPAKVEQAWLELRAAAKKNPIGGVVGPAELIGFFQSAPYYDSSWAPVARIWSDYLGGDTQALVDAAGPDMSDTAGNISSENGNAVYTAVECADAKWPTNWQKWDRDNTRLHKDYPFMTWANAWMNLPCATWSAKQQTPLNVKTGKGLPPVLIVQSTRDAATPYEGAVELHKRFKGSRLITERDAGSHGVTGLVNPCINERVDTYLLTGRTDRSDVTCAPHATPKP, from the coding sequence TTGAGACGCACAGCAGTGCTCGGCTCGGCCGGCGCTCTGATCGCGGGCACGCTCATAGCGGGCGCGGTGACCGCACCGGCGGCCACTGCCGAAGGCCGTCACCAGCACGGTTCCGAGGCGCGCGGCGTTCAGGTCGCCGCGACACGGGCGGCCAGGTCCGGCATCGACTGGAAGGACTGTCCGGCCGACTGGGCCATAGCCAAGCCGATCCAGTGCGGCTGGGTGACGGTGCCGCTCGACTACGCCAGGCCCGACGGCAAGCAGATCAAGATCGCCGTCGACCGGCACGTCAGCACCGGCACGAAGGACGAACGACAGGGCGCCCTGCTCTACAACCCGGGCGGCCCCGGCGGTTCGGGGATGCGGTTCCCCACCCGGATCACCAACAAGAACCCGCTCTGGGCGAACACGGCGAAGGCGTACGACTTCGTCGGCTTCGACCCACGGGGCGTCGGCCACTCCGCGCCGATCTCCTGCATCGACCCCCAGGAGTACGTCAAAGCCCCGAAGGCCGACCCCGTACCCGACTCCGAGGCCGACAAGCGCGCCCAGCGCAAGCTCGCCGCCGAGTACGCGGACGGCTGCGCCGAACGCAGCGGCGACATGCTGCCGCACATGACCACGCCGAACACCGCCCGCGACCTGGATGTCATCCGCGCCGCCCTCGGTGAGGAGAAGCTCAACTTCCTGGGCGTCTCCTACGGCACCTACCTGGGCGCGGTCTACGGCACGCTCTTCCCGACCCACGTCCGCCGCATGGTGGTCGACAGTGTCGTCAACCCGGCCAAGGACAACATCTGGTACCAGGCCAACCTGAACCAGGACATCGCCTTCCAGGGACGCTGGGACGACTGGAAGGCATGGGTCGCCAAGAACGACTCCGTCTTCCACATCGGCAACACCCCCGCGAAGGTCGAGCAGGCGTGGCTGGAGCTGCGCGCCGCCGCGAAGAAGAACCCGATCGGTGGTGTCGTCGGCCCCGCCGAGCTCATTGGTTTCTTCCAGAGCGCGCCGTACTACGACTCCTCCTGGGCGCCCGTCGCCCGGATCTGGAGCGACTACCTGGGTGGCGACACCCAGGCTCTGGTCGACGCGGCGGGCCCGGACATGTCGGACACCGCGGGGAACATCTCCTCGGAGAACGGCAACGCCGTGTACACGGCAGTCGAGTGCGCGGATGCCAAGTGGCCCACCAACTGGCAGAAGTGGGACCGCGACAACACCCGGCTGCACAAGGACTACCCGTTCATGACCTGGGCCAACGCCTGGATGAACCTGCCCTGTGCGACCTGGTCGGCCAAGCAGCAGACCCCGCTGAACGTGAAGACCGGCAAGGGCCTGCCGCCGGTGCTGATCGTGCAGTCCACGCGTGACGCCGCAACCCCGTACGAGGGCGCTGTCGAACTGCACAAGCGCTTCAAGGGCTCGCGCCTCATCACGGAGCGGGACGCCGGTTCGCACGGTGTCACCGGCCTGGTCAACCCCTGCATCAACGAGCGGGTGGACACCTACCTGCTCACCGGCAGGACCGACCGCAGCGACGTGACGTGCGCCCCGCACGCCACACCCAAGCCGTAA
- a CDS encoding NAD-dependent epimerase/dehydratase family protein codes for MSRGNAWVLGATGQIGRVAVQALVEDGWEVTAASRGGGRDARWDGAVRTTALDRDEDGALAAALGDGCDVLVDMVAYGADHARQLTGLADLIGSAVVISSGAVYEDDQGRSFDTQGEPDGAPRYPVPIPETQRTVPAGDATYGTRKIQLEQDLLSAGDTLPVTLLRAGAIHGAYCRSPRELYFVKRHLDGRVRRVLSYGGTSRFHPVHVSNLAELIRLAAGRPGSRVLNAGDPQAPTVAEIGEAVDAVLGRRTETVLMAGAPGDDGVGSTPWSAAHPIVYDMTAAERELGYQPVTGYVESLPETVEWIAAQLEGKDWTDAFPLMVRAYGRKLFDYAAEDALLETYDRKA; via the coding sequence ATGAGCAGGGGAAACGCATGGGTTCTGGGAGCGACGGGACAGATCGGGCGAGTGGCCGTGCAGGCGCTCGTCGAGGACGGCTGGGAGGTGACGGCCGCTTCACGCGGCGGCGGCCGGGACGCGCGGTGGGACGGCGCGGTGCGCACGACGGCTCTCGACCGGGACGAGGACGGGGCGCTGGCGGCGGCGCTGGGTGACGGATGTGACGTACTGGTCGACATGGTCGCGTACGGCGCGGATCACGCCCGGCAGCTGACCGGCCTCGCCGACCTGATCGGTTCGGCGGTGGTCATCTCCAGCGGTGCGGTGTACGAGGACGATCAGGGTCGCAGCTTCGACACACAGGGCGAGCCCGACGGAGCTCCGCGATACCCCGTGCCGATCCCGGAGACACAGCGCACCGTGCCGGCCGGCGATGCCACGTACGGGACGCGGAAGATACAGCTGGAGCAGGATCTGCTCTCGGCGGGGGACACGCTGCCGGTGACGCTGTTGCGTGCGGGGGCGATTCACGGGGCGTACTGCCGCTCGCCCCGAGAGCTGTACTTCGTGAAGCGGCACCTGGACGGCCGGGTGCGGCGGGTGCTCTCGTACGGCGGGACGTCCCGTTTCCACCCGGTCCATGTATCCAACCTGGCCGAGCTGATCCGGCTCGCCGCCGGACGGCCCGGTTCGCGGGTGCTCAATGCCGGGGATCCGCAGGCACCGACGGTCGCGGAGATCGGCGAGGCCGTCGACGCGGTGCTCGGCCGGAGGACCGAGACCGTGCTGATGGCCGGCGCACCCGGGGACGACGGCGTCGGCTCGACGCCCTGGAGCGCCGCCCATCCCATCGTGTACGACATGACGGCCGCCGAGCGGGAACTCGGGTACCAACCGGTGACGGGCTACGTGGAGTCGCTTCCGGAAACGGTCGAGTGGATCGCCGCGCAACTGGAGGGCAAGGACTGGACGGACGCGTTTCCCCTCATGGTGCGGGCATACGGGAGGAAGCTCTTCGACTACGCGGCGGAGGACGCCTTGCTGGAGACGTACGACCGCAAGGCCTGA
- a CDS encoding lysophospholipid acyltransferase family protein: protein MFYYVLKYVILGPLLRLFFRPRIEGLEHIPEDGAAIVAGNHLSFSDHFLMPAILKRRITFLAKAEYFTGPGVKGRLTAAFFHSIGQIPVDRSGKDAGQAAIREGLGVLSRGELLGIYPEGTRSHDGRLYKGKVGVAVMAIRAQVPVVPCAMVGTFEIQPPGQVVPRVKRVTIRFGEPLDFSRYAGLDNQKAAIRAVTDEIMYAILGLSGQEYVDEYAAKMKAAQAEQVGQSKKFPKLRR from the coding sequence GTGTTCTACTACGTGCTCAAATACGTCATCCTCGGGCCGCTTCTCCGGCTGTTCTTCCGCCCCAGGATCGAGGGCCTGGAACACATCCCGGAGGACGGCGCGGCCATCGTCGCCGGTAACCATCTGTCGTTCTCCGACCATTTCCTGATGCCTGCGATCCTCAAACGGCGCATCACGTTTCTCGCCAAGGCGGAGTACTTCACCGGACCAGGGGTGAAGGGGCGGCTGACCGCCGCCTTCTTCCACAGCATCGGGCAGATTCCGGTGGACCGGTCCGGCAAGGACGCGGGGCAGGCGGCGATCCGCGAAGGGCTCGGGGTGCTGAGCAGGGGCGAACTGCTGGGGATCTACCCGGAGGGCACCCGTTCGCACGACGGCCGGCTGTACAAGGGCAAGGTCGGCGTGGCCGTGATGGCGATCAGGGCGCAGGTGCCGGTGGTGCCGTGCGCGATGGTCGGTACGTTCGAGATCCAGCCGCCGGGACAGGTCGTCCCGCGCGTCAAGCGGGTCACCATCCGCTTCGGTGAGCCACTGGACTTCTCCCGCTACGCAGGTCTGGACAACCAGAAGGCTGCGATCCGGGCGGTCACCGACGAGATCATGTACGCGATTCTCGGCCTCTCCGGACAGGAGTACGTCGACGAGTACGCGGCCAAGATGAAGGCCGCACAGGCCGAGCAGGTAGGGCAGTCGAAGAAGTTCCCGAAGCTGCGACGCTGA
- a CDS encoding GntR family transcriptional regulator, producing the protein MPIENRPLREQVKEELIKRLGRGTIATSEPINEGQLATELGVSRTPLREALITLEREGVITSERGKGFRFTPLSAQEFRDLSAIVATLEALALESSDPEHLAATAPRLLEEARAFSAPQAPHDVIERYDDAWHDLLLSGCTNNRLMKLITSLKVTMHRYERVALGDQDILERSAVEHERIAECLQRGDLDAAVAALKENWNSGMHRILEHLKD; encoded by the coding sequence ATGCCAATCGAAAATCGCCCGCTGCGCGAACAGGTCAAGGAGGAACTGATCAAGCGCCTCGGCCGCGGCACGATCGCAACCAGCGAGCCGATCAACGAGGGGCAGCTGGCCACCGAACTCGGCGTCAGCCGCACTCCGCTGCGCGAGGCACTGATCACGCTGGAGCGCGAGGGCGTCATCACCAGCGAGCGCGGCAAGGGCTTCCGCTTCACGCCGCTCAGCGCGCAGGAGTTCCGTGACCTGTCCGCGATCGTCGCGACGCTCGAGGCGCTCGCCCTGGAGTCCAGCGATCCCGAGCACCTGGCGGCGACAGCCCCCCGCCTCCTTGAGGAGGCGCGTGCGTTCTCGGCCCCGCAGGCGCCGCACGACGTCATAGAGCGTTATGACGACGCGTGGCACGACCTGCTCCTGTCCGGCTGCACGAACAACCGCCTGATGAAGCTGATCACCTCTCTGAAGGTGACGATGCACCGCTACGAGCGGGTGGCCCTGGGCGACCAGGACATCCTGGAGCGTTCGGCGGTGGAGCACGAGCGGATCGCCGAGTGCCTGCAGCGCGGCGACCTCGACGCGGCCGTCGCGGCGCTCAAGGAGAACTGGAACAGCGGGATGCACCGGATCCTGGAGCATCTGAAGGACTGA
- a CDS encoding SDR family NAD(P)-dependent oxidoreductase — MISLDGKRAIVTGGGAGIGRATAQVLAELGARVVIADIDTDGGERTAKDTGGIFVRCDVSRREDCEAVVHTAQEQFGGVDVLFNNAGIIRRSTVCEITEDDWDLVMAVNIRSVMLMSRLVIPGMAARGGGSVINTGSGWGIRGGGRAVSYCASKGAVVNMTRAMAIDHGPDNIRVNCVCPGDTATGMLAEEARQLGESSDAFYADAADRPLGRIGQPRDIAQTVAFLASDASAFLSGAIIPVDGAGTA, encoded by the coding sequence ATGATCTCCCTTGACGGCAAGCGTGCCATCGTGACCGGCGGCGGAGCCGGAATCGGCCGCGCCACCGCCCAGGTCCTTGCGGAGCTCGGCGCCCGCGTGGTGATCGCCGACATCGACACGGACGGCGGCGAACGCACCGCGAAGGACACGGGAGGGATCTTCGTACGCTGCGACGTGTCACGGCGCGAGGACTGCGAGGCCGTCGTGCACACGGCGCAGGAGCAGTTCGGCGGCGTGGACGTCCTCTTCAACAACGCCGGCATCATCCGCCGCTCCACGGTCTGCGAGATCACCGAGGACGACTGGGACCTGGTGATGGCCGTGAACATCCGCTCGGTGATGCTGATGAGCCGCCTCGTGATCCCGGGGATGGCGGCCCGGGGCGGCGGCTCCGTCATCAACACCGGCTCCGGATGGGGCATCCGCGGCGGCGGCCGGGCTGTCTCGTACTGCGCGTCGAAGGGCGCCGTCGTCAACATGACCCGCGCCATGGCCATCGACCACGGCCCCGACAACATCCGCGTCAACTGTGTCTGCCCCGGTGACACGGCGACCGGGATGCTCGCCGAGGAGGCACGCCAGCTCGGCGAGAGCTCCGACGCGTTCTATGCCGACGCCGCCGACCGGCCGCTGGGCCGGATCGGGCAGCCCCGCGACATCGCCCAGACCGTGGCGTTCCTCGCCTCCGACGCCTCGGCGTTCCTGAGCGGGGCGATCATCCCGGTCGACGGCGCCGGTACCGCGTGA
- a CDS encoding ATP-NAD kinase family protein encodes MTRIGLVVNPVAGLGGRVGLGGTDGPDRTRVALSLGARPLAGARAAAALGELAARSGRLTEAGRPAWDGRGSDSTAAARPAPSRRTRASADLTACAPGGQPDASEGTAQASATTRERTPRPVPGHRADATEDPAPKELSDTQAGAPAIAPVGDPPGSGLLVVTAAGPLGADSVAAAGLAGRVVYAAGAGRDTSAADTAAAVRAVVAEGVDLLLFAGGDGTARDVLGALRDVPCPVLGVPTGVKMHSAVFAISPRAAGEVAAAWLARRSTVRLRDAEVMDRDEDALSEGRVASQLFGWLRVPDIPARVQQRKTGSTATAPDAVGGIATDVAERVGDGLLVLGPGSTTRAIAATLGADVSLTGVDVLRLRPGHRPRIVARDAGEDTLLSIGPAWIALSPIGGQGFLLGRGNQQISPRVLRAAGGRERLLVLCTEQKLAALGGRPLLLDTGDDALNAELSGHLPVITGRRRTSLYRLAG; translated from the coding sequence GTGACGAGGATCGGCCTGGTGGTCAACCCGGTCGCCGGCCTCGGCGGCCGGGTGGGCCTGGGCGGTACCGACGGCCCGGACCGGACCCGCGTGGCACTCTCGCTGGGCGCACGCCCCTTGGCGGGGGCGCGTGCCGCTGCGGCCTTGGGTGAACTGGCGGCGCGTTCGGGCCGGTTGACAGAGGCCGGCCGTCCTGCGTGGGACGGGCGAGGCAGCGATTCGACAGCGGCGGCGCGCCCGGCGCCCAGCCGGCGCACACGGGCGAGCGCCGATCTGACGGCCTGCGCGCCGGGTGGGCAACCCGATGCGTCGGAGGGCACGGCGCAGGCCTCCGCAACCACGCGGGAGCGCACGCCACGCCCCGTGCCCGGCCACCGGGCCGACGCCACCGAGGATCCCGCGCCGAAGGAACTCAGCGACACGCAGGCCGGGGCGCCGGCCATCGCTCCGGTCGGTGACCCGCCGGGCTCCGGACTCCTCGTCGTGACCGCCGCCGGTCCCCTGGGAGCTGACTCCGTCGCCGCCGCAGGGCTTGCGGGGCGGGTCGTGTACGCCGCCGGGGCCGGGCGGGACACCTCGGCCGCAGACACGGCCGCCGCGGTGCGGGCCGTCGTCGCCGAGGGCGTCGACCTCCTGCTCTTCGCCGGCGGCGACGGCACCGCGCGGGACGTGCTCGGCGCCCTACGCGACGTGCCCTGCCCGGTCCTCGGCGTACCGACCGGTGTGAAGATGCACTCGGCCGTCTTCGCCATCAGCCCGCGCGCCGCGGGTGAGGTCGCGGCGGCGTGGCTCGCCCGCAGGAGCACTGTTCGGCTGCGGGACGCCGAGGTGATGGACCGCGACGAGGACGCCCTGAGCGAGGGCCGCGTCGCCTCACAGCTCTTCGGGTGGCTGCGCGTTCCCGACATACCGGCCCGCGTACAACAGCGCAAGACCGGCAGCACCGCTACCGCGCCCGATGCGGTCGGCGGCATCGCGACCGACGTCGCCGAGCGCGTCGGGGACGGGCTGCTCGTGCTCGGCCCCGGCAGCACCACCCGGGCGATCGCGGCGACGCTCGGCGCGGACGTCTCCCTCACGGGAGTCGACGTGCTCCGCCTGCGGCCCGGCCACCGGCCGCGAATCGTGGCCCGCGACGCGGGCGAGGACACTCTCCTCTCCATCGGCCCGGCCTGGATCGCCCTCTCCCCCATCGGCGGCCAGGGCTTCCTTCTCGGCCGCGGCAACCAGCAGATCTCGCCGCGCGTCCTGCGCGCGGCGGGCGGCCGCGAGCGCCTGCTCGTGCTGTGCACGGAACAGAAACTGGCCGCGCTCGGCGGCCGCCCTCTTCTCCTCGACACCGGCGACGACGCGCTCAACGCGGAGCTGTCCGGCCATCTGCCCGTCATCACCGGCAGGCGGCGCACATCGCTGTACCGCCTGGCCGGATGA
- the gcvPB gene encoding aminomethyl-transferring glycine dehydrogenase subunit GcvPB → MTAPHAPVSVSPEEARIADKPRLRRFQQASWDEKLIFELGSPGERGVLVPATDPSIGKAEIPAALRRAEPPALPEMSQQQVLRHYLRLSQENLGADLNIDVGQGTCTMKYSPKINDQFVRDPRIAALHPLQDEDTVQGVLGIIHSLEQLLKEISGMDRVSLQPGAGSAAIYTNVAMIRAYFAARGELEQRDEVITTIFSHPSNAACAKTAGFKVITLHPDADGYPDIEALKAAVGPRTAALLITNPEDTGIYNPRIEEFVRIVHEAGGLCSYDQANANGILGITRARDAGFDLCHFNLHKTFSTPHACGGPAAGACAVSEDLAPYLPRPTVEFDGSTYRLDDDRPESVGKMRPFYGVVPNLVRAYAWIMSLGAQGLRAAAETAVLNNNYLLHKVRQIPGVSIPYAAGRPRVEQVRYSWEKLHEDTGLHSEDIGLRAADFGTHYWTSHHPYVVPEPMTLEPTESYTRADLDEYAAILAEIAREAYEDPETVHTAPHRSTIHRVRPEALDSPATWAVSWRAYRRKVLGEAGR, encoded by the coding sequence GTGACCGCCCCGCACGCGCCCGTGTCCGTCTCCCCCGAGGAGGCGCGCATCGCCGACAAGCCGCGCCTCCGCCGTTTCCAGCAGGCCTCCTGGGACGAGAAGCTGATCTTCGAGCTCGGTTCGCCGGGCGAGCGAGGCGTCCTCGTACCGGCCACGGACCCGTCCATCGGGAAGGCCGAGATACCCGCCGCCCTGCGTCGCGCCGAACCGCCCGCGCTGCCGGAGATGTCCCAACAACAGGTCCTGCGCCACTACTTGCGCCTGTCACAGGAGAATCTGGGCGCCGATCTCAACATCGACGTCGGCCAGGGCACCTGCACCATGAAGTACAGCCCCAAGATCAACGACCAGTTCGTCCGTGACCCGCGGATCGCAGCGCTGCACCCCCTCCAGGACGAGGACACGGTCCAGGGCGTCCTCGGGATCATCCACAGCCTGGAGCAGCTCCTGAAGGAGATCTCCGGCATGGACCGGGTCTCGCTCCAGCCGGGCGCCGGCTCCGCCGCGATCTACACGAACGTCGCCATGATCCGCGCCTACTTCGCCGCGCGCGGCGAGCTGGAGCAGCGCGACGAGGTCATCACGACGATCTTCTCCCACCCGTCGAACGCGGCTTGCGCGAAGACGGCGGGCTTCAAGGTCATCACGCTCCACCCGGACGCGGACGGCTACCCGGACATCGAGGCCCTCAAGGCGGCGGTCGGCCCGCGCACGGCGGCGCTCCTCATCACGAACCCCGAGGACACGGGCATCTACAACCCGCGCATCGAGGAGTTCGTACGGATCGTGCACGAAGCGGGCGGCCTGTGCTCGTACGACCAGGCCAACGCGAACGGCATCCTCGGCATCACGCGCGCCCGGGACGCGGGCTTCGACCTGTGCCACTTCAATCTGCACAAGACGTTCTCGACGCCGCATGCGTGCGGCGGCCCGGCGGCCGGTGCGTGCGCGGTCTCCGAGGACCTCGCCCCGTATCTGCCTCGCCCCACCGTCGAGTTCGACGGTTCGACGTACCGGCTGGACGACGACCGGCCCGAGTCGGTCGGCAAGATGCGGCCGTTCTACGGCGTCGTGCCGAACCTGGTCCGTGCCTACGCCTGGATCATGTCGCTCGGCGCACAGGGCCTGCGGGCCGCCGCCGAGACGGCCGTCCTCAACAACAACTACCTGCTCCACAAGGTCCGGCAGATCCCGGGCGTCTCCATCCCCTACGCGGCGGGGCGCCCGCGCGTCGAGCAGGTCCGCTACAGCTGGGAGAAGCTCCACGAGGACACCGGCCTGCACTCCGAGGACATCGGCCTGCGTGCCGCGGACTTCGGTACGCACTACTGGACCAGCCACCACCCGTACGTCGTGCCGGAACCCATGACGCTGGAGCCGACCGAGTCCTACACGCGCGCCGACCTCGACGAGTACGCGGCGATCCTCGCGGAGATCGCCCGAGAGGCGTACGAGGACCCGGAGACCGTACACACGGCGCCGCACCGCTCGACCATCCACCGGGTCCGCCCGGAAGCCCTGGACTCCCCGGCGACCTGGGCGGTCTCCTGGCGCGCCTACCGCCGCAAGGTGCTCGGTGAGGCCGGCCGGTGA
- the gcvPA gene encoding aminomethyl-transferring glycine dehydrogenase subunit GcvPA — protein sequence MTSSQDSVHPYAHPYIPNAVPAVRQAMLEEIGAASVEDFYADIPDGIRLHRPLDLPAPLRSEAELARHMEELLNRNTSTRQALSFLGSGCYQHHVPAVVDEVVNRSEFLTAYAGEPYEDHGRFQALWEYQSMMAELLDVEIVNVPVYDGFQAAGTALRMAGRITGRRRMLVATAIDADKLSRIRDYVRPDHDVTVVPVDPYTGCVDLDAVREALAAGDTAAVYADTPSALGIVDEALPHLAELAHDAGALFVVGCNPLTLGVLAPPSAYGADIACGDIQPLGLHQSFGGGNAGFIATRDEETLVAEYPSRLFGLVPTTVEGEYGFGDVAYERTSFALREEGKEWVGTAAALHGIGAGVYLALMGPQGMREIGDTILALTAYARRRLAEVPGIEVPYADALHFADFTIRYTGGKTAAEIRADLKDRGIFGGVPTGGHEAAYCVTEVHTKADIDRLVATLEEIVK from the coding sequence ATGACGTCATCCCAGGACTCCGTCCACCCCTACGCCCACCCCTACATCCCGAATGCGGTCCCGGCCGTGCGGCAGGCGATGCTCGAGGAGATCGGCGCGGCGAGCGTCGAGGACTTCTACGCCGACATCCCGGACGGAATCCGGCTGCACCGCCCCCTCGACCTGCCGGCCCCACTGCGTTCGGAAGCCGAACTCGCCCGCCACATGGAGGAGTTGCTCAACCGCAACACCTCGACCCGGCAGGCGCTCAGCTTTCTCGGCTCCGGCTGCTATCAGCACCACGTACCGGCGGTCGTCGACGAGGTGGTCAACCGCAGCGAGTTCCTCACGGCGTACGCGGGCGAGCCCTACGAGGACCACGGCCGCTTCCAGGCGCTGTGGGAGTACCAGTCGATGATGGCCGAGCTGCTCGACGTCGAAATCGTCAACGTCCCGGTGTACGACGGCTTCCAGGCCGCGGGAACCGCCCTGCGCATGGCCGGCCGGATCACGGGCCGCCGCCGCATGCTCGTCGCCACCGCGATCGACGCCGACAAGCTCTCCCGCATACGTGACTATGTACGCCCCGACCACGACGTGACGGTGGTCCCGGTCGACCCGTACACCGGCTGCGTCGACCTCGACGCGGTGCGTGAAGCGCTCGCCGCCGGCGATACGGCGGCGGTGTACGCGGACACGCCCTCCGCGCTGGGCATCGTCGACGAGGCGCTGCCCCACCTCGCCGAACTCGCCCATGATGCGGGGGCGTTGTTCGTCGTGGGCTGCAATCCGCTCACGCTCGGCGTGCTCGCACCGCCCTCCGCGTACGGCGCCGACATCGCGTGCGGCGACATCCAGCCGCTCGGCCTCCACCAGAGCTTCGGCGGCGGCAACGCGGGGTTCATCGCCACGCGCGACGAGGAGACGCTGGTCGCCGAGTACCCGTCACGCCTGTTCGGCCTCGTGCCGACGACCGTCGAGGGCGAGTACGGCTTCGGCGACGTCGCTTACGAGCGGACCTCGTTCGCGCTGCGCGAAGAGGGCAAGGAGTGGGTCGGCACGGCCGCCGCACTGCACGGTATCGGTGCCGGGGTCTATCTCGCACTGATGGGACCGCAGGGCATGCGGGAGATCGGCGACACGATCCTCGCGCTCACCGCGTACGCCCGCAGGCGCCTCGCCGAGGTACCCGGCATCGAGGTCCCGTACGCCGACGCCCTGCACTTCGCCGACTTCACCATCCGCTACACGGGCGGCAAGACGGCCGCCGAGATCCGCGCCGACCTGAAGGATCGGGGCATCTTCGGCGGCGTTCCGACCGGCGGGCACGAGGCCGCGTACTGCGTCACCGAAGTCCACACCAAGGCCGACATCGACCGGCTGGTCGCAACCCTGGAGGAGATCGTCAAGTGA
- a CDS encoding ABC transporter substrate-binding protein, with protein sequence MSTRPTRRVVLATGLATAASSLVSGCAMGGAGGKDARDIGGRKDDEGGKVSGKITVWSWDVAAKAMKRFARTFEKRHPGTTVDVVDIGYDNAYDKITVGLRGGSGLADVLTVEGSHMPRYIGNFPSGFYDLTSLGGRYGGDFDRAAWRTVTGKDGAVFALPWDIGPCALYYRTDHFRAAGVDPKSLLTWDDYVDVGVRIKKATGRKLLIMDSTDAGILPMLLQQQGQSYFKGGRVAVDTPEAVKALTLMKTLHDKGLVDYEKGWDGLVTGTKEGKATTTPTAAWWTGTLSDEMPELRGRFGVVPLPGFTADGIRTSNIGGSTLCVPGQSKNPRLAWAFIQFLLTGKANQVSMLKREGLFPAYLPALDDPYLSAEQEYFGGQAALDVFARLARNIPPVENNKDDAKATDIMISAVTGVMLRGKDPRSALNSAARQLATATGRERVK encoded by the coding sequence GTGTCAACAAGGCCCACCCGACGGGTTGTTCTGGCCACAGGTCTCGCGACCGCGGCATCGTCACTGGTCAGCGGATGTGCCATGGGCGGCGCGGGCGGCAAAGACGCCCGTGACATCGGCGGCAGGAAGGATGACGAAGGGGGCAAGGTCAGCGGGAAGATCACCGTCTGGTCGTGGGACGTGGCCGCCAAGGCCATGAAGCGCTTCGCCCGTACCTTCGAGAAGCGTCACCCCGGCACCACCGTCGACGTCGTCGACATCGGCTACGACAATGCCTACGACAAGATCACCGTGGGCCTGCGCGGCGGCTCGGGCCTTGCCGACGTCCTCACGGTCGAGGGCAGCCATATGCCGCGCTACATAGGCAACTTCCCGAGCGGCTTCTACGACCTGACGAGCCTCGGCGGCCGCTACGGAGGCGACTTCGACCGCGCCGCGTGGCGTACCGTCACCGGCAAGGACGGCGCGGTCTTCGCCCTGCCTTGGGACATCGGCCCTTGCGCGCTCTACTACCGCACGGACCACTTCCGCGCCGCCGGGGTCGACCCCAAGTCGCTGCTGACCTGGGACGACTACGTAGATGTGGGCGTCCGTATCAAGAAGGCCACCGGCCGCAAACTGCTCATCATGGACTCCACGGACGCCGGGATCCTGCCGATGCTGCTCCAGCAGCAGGGCCAGTCCTACTTCAAGGGCGGCCGGGTCGCGGTCGACACCCCCGAGGCCGTCAAGGCCCTGACGCTGATGAAGACCCTGCACGACAAGGGTCTCGTCGACTACGAGAAGGGCTGGGACGGGCTCGTCACCGGCACCAAGGAGGGCAAGGCCACCACCACGCCCACCGCCGCCTGGTGGACGGGCACGCTCAGCGACGAGATGCCCGAGCTGAGGGGAAGGTTCGGGGTGGTGCCACTGCCCGGATTCACCGCCGACGGCATCCGCACCTCGAACATCGGCGGCTCCACGCTCTGCGTCCCGGGGCAGAGCAAGAACCCCCGTCTGGCGTGGGCGTTCATCCAGTTCCTGCTCACCGGCAAGGCGAACCAGGTCTCCATGCTCAAGCGCGAGGGCCTGTTCCCCGCCTATCTGCCCGCGCTCGACGACCCGTATCTGAGCGCGGAGCAGGAGTACTTCGGCGGACAGGCGGCCCTCGACGTGTTCGCCCGGCTCGCACGCAACATCCCGCCGGTCGAGAACAACAAGGACGACGCGAAGGCCACCGACATCATGATCTCCGCCGTCACCGGCGTGATGCTCCGGGGCAAGGACCCGCGCTCCGCCCTGAACTCGGCCGCGCGGCAGCTCGCCACGGCCACCGGCCGCGAGAGGGTGAAGTAA